Within the Gloeobacter kilaueensis JS1 genome, the region CTTTACGGCGGCCCACAATCCGGGCGTGCTGTTTCTGGAGCGCCAGCACAGCCTTCTTGCGACCCGTGCCACCTTTAAGTTTGCGAGCCACCGAACGCTGGAGCACTCGCAGTTTGGATTGTTCACTTCGGTACCAGCGAGGATTCTCCTCGTGCTGGCCATCGCTGGTAGCAATCAAGCTGTTGATGCCCAGGTCCACGCCCACCTCTTTGCCGGTAGCAGCTACCTGAGCAGTCTGGACTTCGCAAGCAAACGACCCAAACCACTGTCCGGCTTTGTAGGCGATGCGGAGGGTCTTGATGGTACCCACAAGCGGGCGATGCCAACGAACGGCTAGCCGCCCTACCCCAAACAGTTTCAGACGACGACCATCGAGCTTGAACCCATTGCCCAATTCTTTGAGGCCAAAAGAGCGGAAGCGATTGCGCCCTTTGAATCGAGGGTATCCGGGAGTCTCACCAGCTTTTGCTCTGCGGAAGAAAGCACCGAAAGCCTTGTCGATGTCTGCGACCACCACTTGCAAAACGTGGCTGTGAACCTTTGCAGCGAAAGCATGAGATTTGCGGTATTGTTTGACCCGACGCAATTGCTGAACCTTGGTAATTGTCTGGCCTTGTAGTTGATAGGCCATCTTGCGTTCTTCCAGACAGAGGTTGTAGAACCTGCGGCACGTCTCTAGCGTAGCGACCAGGGATTTGGCCTGAGACTTGGTGGGGTAAAGACGGTATTGGAAGGTTTTAATCATATTAGTATTGTAACACCAAAATCAACGGCTAAAACCTGGAAGCGCCTCACCACGGGGACTAAAGTCCCGTGGCTTGCGGCGGGCTAAAGCCCTTTATCTGTCAGAGGTGGGGTATGGGGGAGAGTTGCTGGGGGGGCGCAGGAGGAAACTGGCCTCGCCAGAACGAGCGAGTTGATGTCTCGGTTGTCCGTCAGGTCGATGCTCTGCACTGCGGACCAGCCTGTGCCGAGATGTTGTTGCGCAAGCGGGGCATATTGCACGTTGATCAGCAAGCAATCGGATCGGTTTGTGGGGTACCAGTCTGGCCGACGAGCCTGGCCCAAACCATGCAGCAGTTGGCTTCTGCCTCCGGGCAATGGACGGGAGGGTGGGCTGTCGGCACGGGATTGACGCCACAGGCAGTCTTCGAGATTCTGTGTGCAACGGGAGCTTGGGCAGCAATGTTATGGACCCCTGGGGAGCGCATCGGGCATATGGTCGTAGTGGACGGGCTAGAGCAAACAGGGGCTGTGTGCGTTCGTGACCCCTGGCCACCAGGCACTACCTACACCATGAGCCGCCGTGATTTTCTAGACTATTGGACAGAGCAGGCAATTTTCTGGAGGGCATAAGATGCGGGTGCAAGTCTTGTCGATCCATTCAGAGCCTGGCGCACATACTTTGAGTGCTGATCTCAAAGTTGAGGGGCTTTTGGGTCATCAGCCTGAACAGTGTAGTCGTTCCTTTCGCTTCGAGGTCGAAGCGGTGGAACTCAGTGGTCACACCCTGCACGTCTTCCACGGCGAGCCGGATTTCGAGCAGACCTTCTTGTTTGCCGAAGGAATCAAAGGGCCAATTTACAAGCTTGTCCATCGGGTGTTCGCTGGTGAGTCGGTGGCTTTCCCGGTAGTCTTGGATGACGCCTACCCGGCATCGCTGCAGGCGTCGAACTGAAAAATCTTGCAGGGCCAAATCGCTTTGAATCAGGGGCTGAAGGGTTTGTCATGGTTGAACAGTAGCCTGCAATGACCATCCTTTGTACAGGTGCGGCGGTCGTCGATGTGCTGGTGAGTGTGCCTGAGACGATGCCTGAGCCAGGCAGCAGTGCGCTGGTGGAGACAATCGCTCTGGCGGCGGGCGGTTGTGGGGTCAATACGGCAATTGCCCTGGCACGGCTCGGGGTGCCGGTTCAGTTTATGGCAGTGCTCGGGGCGGACGGGGCGGGCGATTTTCTGAGAGCCCAGCTTCGGGGGGCAGGAGTCGGACTGGAGTACTTTTGGCAATCTCGGCTGGTAGCGACCAAAAGTGCGGTGGTGTTGCTTGATTCTTCGGGGGAGCGCGCTTTTTTGCGCACGCGGGGGGGCGGGAACGCGATCGCTCCGGTGGATTTTTCTTACCTGGACTGGTCGCGCTTCAGCCACCTGCACATCGGTGGCAACTATTCGCTGCGGCGGTTGCTGGGGGTGGATCTGGCGGCTGTGCTCCGGCTGGCACGCAAATCGGGGGTCGTTACCAGTCTGGATACGGTCTGGAGCAGCGACGGCAACTGGGAAGTGCTGCTGCCGGCCCTCGGCGCAATCGATTATCTGTTGCCGAGCCTGGTAGAAGCCCAGGCCATCAGCGGCGAGCGGGTGCCAGAAAAGATCGCCCGCTGGTTCGTGGGGCACGGCTCGCGCACGGTCGTGCTCAAGCTCGGGGCGGAGGGCGCTTACTGCTATGCGCCGCAAATCGAAGTGTACCTGCCGGCGGCACCGGTACCGGGTGGACGGGTCATCGATACGACCGGGGCCGGGGACGCTTTTTGCGCCGGGTTTCTGGGGGCGCTGGTAGAAGGACACTCCCTTATCGAAGCGGTGCGCTGGGCGAATGCCTGGGGAGCCGTGGCGGTGAGCGGCCTCGGGGCGACGGGCGGGCTGGTCGATCGGCAGCAGTTGGAGACGGTCTTAAAGGCGCAGGACTGAGCGACTAGCCAGGACGCGAAGGGCGATCAACCCAGCGGGCGGCGGCCTGGGCTGTGTGAAAGTCGGGGGGCACGCGCCGGACCTGCGGGAGGTTCGGATCTGACCGGCTGGTGGCAAGCAGGTGGATCGCGTCGCTGTCGATGTTGTCGAGGCGCACCAGATGATAATCGCCCCAGCTATCGATCGTTTCAGAAGGAAGCCGCCCGTAGATCCGCTCGTAGCCGATGCCTTCGAGAAGAACCTGGCGGAGGCGCAGGTCGTCCTCTTCTAATAGCCAGTGCGGTTGCCAGTCGCAGGGAGGGATGCGGCCATAGGCGTCAGGCAGGGTAA harbors:
- a CDS encoding RNA-guided endonuclease InsQ/TnpB family protein; translated protein: MIKTFQYRLYPTKSQAKSLVATLETCRRFYNLCLEERKMAYQLQGQTITKVQQLRRVKQYRKSHAFAAKVHSHVLQVVVADIDKAFGAFFRRAKAGETPGYPRFKGRNRFRSFGLKELGNGFKLDGRRLKLFGVGRLAVRWHRPLVGTIKTLRIAYKAGQWFGSFACEVQTAQVAATGKEVGVDLGINSLIATSDGQHEENPRWYRSEQSKLRVLQRSVARKLKGGTGRKKAVLALQKQHARIVGRRKDFLDKLAYRLISRYDRIALEDLRITNMVRNRHLSKSILDAGWGYFTQRLAHSAASANRVVSLVSPAYTSKTCSCCGAVFEHLTLAQRWVECSCGLSMDRDENAARNILRLGQSLWASSSTMVGFAQEAVAL
- a CDS encoding carbohydrate kinase family protein, whose product is MTILCTGAAVVDVLVSVPETMPEPGSSALVETIALAAGGCGVNTAIALARLGVPVQFMAVLGADGAGDFLRAQLRGAGVGLEYFWQSRLVATKSAVVLLDSSGERAFLRTRGGGNAIAPVDFSYLDWSRFSHLHIGGNYSLRRLLGVDLAAVLRLARKSGVVTSLDTVWSSDGNWEVLLPALGAIDYLLPSLVEAQAISGERVPEKIARWFVGHGSRTVVLKLGAEGAYCYAPQIEVYLPAAPVPGGRVIDTTGAGDAFCAGFLGALVEGHSLIEAVRWANAWGAVAVSGLGATGGLVDRQQLETVLKAQD